Proteins from a single region of Chromobacterium sp. ATCC 53434:
- the pyrI gene encoding aspartate carbamoyltransferase regulatory subunit: protein MQYTRTVEALKQGTVIDHIPAGQGVKILRLFKLAESGERVTVGLNLVSRHMGNKDLIKVENVALTEEQANELALFAPKATVNVIDNFEVVKKHKLTLPDAVEGIFSCPNSNCISHNEPVTSFFYVKTLAHDTKMKCKYCEKVFSRDIVAEVR, encoded by the coding sequence ATGCAATATACCCGCACCGTGGAAGCGCTGAAGCAAGGCACCGTGATCGACCACATCCCGGCCGGCCAGGGCGTGAAGATCCTGCGCCTGTTCAAGCTGGCAGAAAGCGGCGAGCGCGTCACCGTCGGCCTCAATCTGGTCAGCCGGCACATGGGCAACAAAGACCTGATCAAGGTGGAGAACGTGGCGCTGACCGAGGAGCAGGCCAACGAGCTGGCCCTGTTCGCGCCGAAAGCGACAGTCAATGTCATCGACAACTTCGAAGTGGTCAAAAAGCACAAATTGACCCTTCCGGACGCGGTCGAGGGCATTTTTTCCTGCCCTAATTCAAATTGCATTTCGCATAATGAGCCGGTGACAAGCTTTTTCTACGTGAAAACGCTGGCGCATGACACAAAAATGAAGTGCAAGTATTGCGAAAAGGTGTTCAGTAGAGATATTGTTGCAGAAGTGCGCTAA
- a CDS encoding NYN domain-containing protein, producing the protein MENRKLAVLIDADNAQSALIAELLAEVAKYGTAIVKRAYGDWTTTQLKGWKEVLHQYAISPIQQFAYTKGKNSTDSALIIDAMDLLYTGNFDGFCLVSSDSDFTRLATRLREGGLTVIGLGEQSKTPRPFIAACDKFVFTEILRPAPPAKPRPEAPTADKPKTRSSRSRVKAAPHKEKHPLQDMFTSAIEAVARDSGWAELSAVGSYLAKNDPSFDPRNWGHGRLSQMVKKLEFLTVQESRNGSKLHSEIRLRHDGEPAVAEAPAPVETPPPAPEEAAAPPRKKRSPRKKAAPTG; encoded by the coding sequence ATGGAAAACCGCAAACTGGCGGTCCTGATCGACGCCGACAACGCCCAATCGGCGCTGATCGCAGAACTGCTGGCCGAAGTGGCCAAATACGGCACCGCCATCGTCAAGCGCGCCTACGGCGACTGGACCACCACCCAGCTGAAGGGCTGGAAAGAGGTGCTGCACCAATACGCCATTTCGCCGATCCAGCAGTTCGCCTACACCAAGGGCAAGAATTCCACCGACTCCGCGCTGATCATCGACGCGATGGACCTGCTGTACACCGGCAATTTCGACGGTTTCTGCCTGGTCTCGTCGGACAGCGACTTCACCCGTCTGGCCACCCGGCTGCGCGAAGGCGGCCTGACCGTCATCGGCCTGGGCGAGCAGTCGAAGACGCCCCGCCCGTTCATCGCCGCCTGCGACAAATTCGTGTTCACCGAAATCCTGCGCCCGGCGCCGCCGGCCAAGCCCAGGCCGGAAGCGCCGACAGCCGACAAGCCCAAGACCCGCAGCAGCCGCTCGCGCGTCAAGGCCGCGCCGCATAAGGAAAAGCACCCGCTGCAGGATATGTTCACCTCGGCGATCGAGGCGGTGGCGCGCGACAGCGGCTGGGCCGAGCTGTCCGCGGTGGGCTCCTATCTCGCCAAGAACGACCCGTCGTTCGACCCGCGCAACTGGGGTCACGGCCGGCTGTCGCAAATGGTGAAGAAGCTGGAATTCCTGACGGTGCAGGAGAGCCGCAACGGCTCCAAGCTGCATAGCGAGATCCGGCTGCGCCACGACGGCGAACCAGCCGTGGCCGAAGCGCCCGCGCCGGTCGAGACGCCGCCGCCGGCGCCCGAGGAAGCCGCCGCGCCGCCGCGCAAGAAGCGCAGTCCACGCAAGAAAGCCGCTCCTACCGGTTGA
- a CDS encoding HD-GYP domain-containing protein, with protein sequence MIKCININDLKIGMYIHDLNCDWMSHPFLVNRFLVSKEGEIQKIIDAGIHEVYIDTRKGLDVPSAPTEGEVRKQLESELIEIASRNRTVERKVEASEEFGRAQLIHNEANQIVRGMLQDVRLGKQVVLEQMEPQVEKLTGSILRNGGALLSLCRIKDKDNYTFQHSVSVGALMVSFCNGLNMSKEVIHHAGIGGMLHDIGKMRVPDDILNKPGKLTEQEFQVMKCHVVESQKILHATKGISETAVLVAGQHHERHDGSGYPAGLKGEEISQLGQMAAIVDVYDALTSERCYHQGMSPTDALRKIYEWSKFHFNPELVQAFMRVIGIYPIGTLVRLESGRLGVVIEQNDNNLVSPKVKVFFSTKSNTHIPPEIVDLSRKMGFGGGDRIVKHESPEKWHIDPLRFL encoded by the coding sequence ATGATCAAGTGCATCAATATCAATGATCTGAAGATCGGCATGTACATCCACGATCTGAATTGCGACTGGATGTCCCATCCCTTTCTGGTCAACCGTTTCCTTGTCAGCAAGGAAGGCGAGATTCAGAAAATCATCGACGCCGGCATCCACGAAGTCTATATCGACACCCGCAAGGGACTGGATGTGCCGTCGGCGCCGACCGAGGGCGAGGTGCGCAAGCAGCTGGAGAGCGAACTGATCGAGATCGCCAGCCGCAACCGGACCGTGGAGCGCAAGGTGGAGGCCAGCGAGGAATTCGGCCGCGCCCAGTTGATCCACAACGAGGCCAACCAGATCGTGCGCGGCATGCTGCAGGACGTGAGGCTGGGCAAGCAGGTGGTGCTGGAACAGATGGAGCCGCAGGTGGAGAAACTGACCGGTTCCATTCTACGCAACGGCGGCGCCCTGCTGTCGCTGTGCCGGATCAAGGACAAGGACAACTACACCTTCCAGCATTCGGTCAGCGTAGGCGCGTTGATGGTCAGTTTCTGCAACGGGCTGAACATGAGCAAGGAAGTGATACATCACGCCGGCATCGGCGGCATGCTGCACGACATCGGCAAGATGCGGGTGCCCGACGACATTCTCAACAAGCCGGGCAAGCTGACCGAGCAGGAATTCCAGGTGATGAAGTGCCACGTCGTCGAAAGCCAGAAGATCCTGCACGCCACCAAGGGCATTTCGGAAACGGCGGTGCTGGTGGCCGGCCAGCATCACGAGCGCCACGACGGCAGCGGCTATCCGGCCGGGCTGAAGGGCGAGGAGATTTCACAGCTGGGACAGATGGCGGCCATCGTCGACGTCTACGACGCCCTCACCTCCGAACGCTGCTATCACCAGGGCATGTCGCCGACCGACGCGCTGCGCAAGATTTACGAGTGGTCGAAATTCCACTTCAACCCGGAACTGGTGCAGGCCTTCATGCGGGTGATAGGCATCTATCCGATCGGCACCCTGGTGCGGCTGGAGAGCGGCCGGCTCGGCGTGGTGATCGAGCAGAACGACAACAACCTGGTTTCGCCCAAGGTGAAAGTGTTCTTCAGCACCAAGAGCAACACCCACATCCCGCCGGAAATCGTAGACCTGTCGCGCAAGATGGGCTTCGGCGGCGGCGACCGCATCGTCAAGCACGAGTCGCCGGAGAAATGGCACATCGACCCGCTGCGCTTTCTGTAG
- a CDS encoding GNAT family N-acetyltransferase, protein MQIRDATLEDLAAILDIYNEVIATTTAVYNDDPLTPGEFALWFQDRDAAGYPVLLAEENGRVLGFSSFGDFRVRPGYRFTVEHSVHLTADARGKGIGTALVQALIPRAQALGKHTMLGAVDADNEGSVRFHEKLGFVQVGRLPQVGFKFGRWLDLIYLQRFIDGASGGPAA, encoded by the coding sequence ATGCAGATTCGTGACGCCACCCTGGAAGACCTGGCCGCGATACTCGATATCTACAATGAAGTGATCGCCACCACCACCGCCGTCTACAACGACGATCCGCTGACGCCGGGCGAGTTCGCGCTATGGTTCCAGGACCGCGACGCCGCCGGCTACCCGGTGTTGCTGGCCGAGGAGAACGGCCGCGTGCTCGGCTTCTCCAGCTTCGGCGACTTCCGCGTCCGCCCCGGCTACCGCTTCACCGTCGAACACAGCGTGCATCTGACCGCCGACGCCCGCGGCAAGGGCATCGGCACCGCGCTGGTGCAGGCGCTGATTCCGCGCGCCCAGGCGCTGGGCAAGCACACGATGCTGGGCGCCGTCGACGCCGACAACGAGGGATCGGTCCGCTTCCACGAGAAGCTCGGCTTCGTCCAGGTCGGCCGCTTGCCCCAGGTCGGTTTCAAATTCGGCCGCTGGCTGGACCTGATCTATCTGCAGCGCTTCATAGACGGCGCCAGCGGTGGCCCGGCGGCCTAA
- a CDS encoding substrate-binding domain-containing protein, with translation MRVVLVPFSCLYLLAGLCQAAEPARIGITVGALDNPFYQALARGAVQAAHSLNPAVRVTSLSANFTLAQQQRQMRELIAQKVDLILLGAVDSHAIAPQVRAARAAGITVVAVDVDAPHVDGTVKSDNRQAGEIVCRYLAQRLHGQGRLLIQGGPPVTSVSERIAGCRAALATFPGITTINDGANGLGSSLGGQRAMQRDLQRFTRIDAVFATNDRQALGTEKALDAAGLRQVLIGAVDGSPDIERALKLPGRIVASASQSPYLIGREAVLLGMRLRRGDGGQRLVTVPVALVTRANLANYHGWQSLVPPSGSR, from the coding sequence ATGCGCGTCGTCCTCGTCCCGTTTTCCTGCCTGTATTTGTTGGCCGGCCTGTGCCAGGCGGCCGAACCGGCGCGGATCGGCATCACCGTCGGCGCGCTGGACAACCCGTTCTACCAGGCGCTGGCGCGCGGCGCGGTGCAAGCCGCCCACAGTCTCAATCCCGCGGTGCGCGTCACCTCGCTGTCGGCCAATTTCACGCTGGCGCAGCAGCAGCGGCAGATGCGCGAATTGATCGCGCAGAAGGTGGACCTGATCCTGCTGGGGGCGGTGGACAGCCACGCCATCGCGCCGCAGGTCCGCGCCGCCCGCGCCGCCGGCATCACCGTGGTGGCGGTCGACGTCGATGCACCCCATGTCGACGGCACGGTGAAATCGGACAACCGTCAGGCCGGCGAGATCGTCTGCCGCTATCTGGCGCAACGCCTGCATGGCCAGGGCCGCCTGCTGATCCAGGGCGGACCGCCGGTCACCTCGGTCAGCGAACGCATCGCCGGCTGCCGCGCCGCGCTGGCGACCTTTCCCGGCATCACGACGATCAACGACGGCGCCAACGGCCTCGGCTCCAGTCTGGGCGGCCAGCGCGCGATGCAGCGGGATCTGCAGCGCTTCACCCGCATCGACGCGGTGTTCGCCACCAACGACCGCCAGGCGCTGGGCACCGAAAAGGCGCTGGACGCGGCCGGACTGCGGCAGGTGCTGATCGGCGCGGTGGACGGCTCGCCCGACATCGAGCGGGCGCTGAAGCTGCCCGGCCGCATCGTCGCCTCGGCCAGCCAGTCGCCGTACCTGATAGGCCGCGAGGCGGTGCTGCTCGGCATGCGGCTGCGCCGCGGCGACGGCGGCCAGCGGCTGGTGACGGTGCCGGTGGCGCTGGTCACCCGCGCCAATCTGGCCAACTACCACGGCTGGCAAAGCCTGGTGCCGCCATCGGGCAGCCGCTGA
- the pyrB gene encoding aspartate carbamoyltransferase, with product MANPLYRKHIISIPDFSREELELVVDTAARLKQSPRGDLLKDKLVASCFFEPSTRTRLSFETAVQRLGGNIIGFADGGNTSAKKGETLADSIKIISSYTDAVVMRHPKEGAARLASEFSAVPVINGGDGSNQHPTQTLLDLFTIRETQGRLENLTVAFAGDLKYGRTVHSLAQALSLFGARFYFVAPEALAMPDYICEELDEKGVSYTVVDSLEDVIPEVDVLYMTRVQRERFDEAEFKKISGQYALRADMLKHARPGMKVLHPLPRVDEIAADVDATPHAYYFEQAKNGVYARQALLSLVLNETV from the coding sequence ATGGCCAATCCACTCTATCGGAAACACATCATCTCCATACCCGACTTCAGCCGCGAGGAACTGGAACTGGTGGTGGATACCGCCGCTCGCCTCAAGCAAAGCCCGCGCGGCGACCTGCTGAAGGACAAACTGGTCGCCAGCTGTTTCTTCGAGCCGTCCACCCGTACCCGGCTGTCGTTCGAAACCGCGGTGCAGCGCCTAGGCGGCAACATCATAGGCTTCGCCGACGGCGGCAATACCAGCGCGAAGAAGGGCGAGACGCTGGCCGACTCGATCAAGATCATCAGTTCCTACACCGACGCGGTTGTGATGCGCCATCCGAAGGAAGGCGCGGCGCGGCTGGCCAGCGAATTCTCGGCGGTGCCGGTGATCAACGGCGGCGACGGCTCCAATCAGCATCCGACCCAGACGCTGCTCGACCTGTTCACCATCCGCGAGACCCAGGGGCGCCTGGAGAATCTGACCGTCGCCTTCGCCGGCGATCTGAAGTACGGCCGCACCGTGCACTCGCTGGCGCAGGCCTTGTCGCTGTTCGGCGCGCGCTTCTACTTCGTCGCGCCGGAGGCGCTGGCGATGCCGGACTACATCTGCGAGGAGCTGGATGAGAAGGGCGTCTCGTACACGGTGGTCGACAGCCTGGAGGACGTGATTCCCGAGGTGGATGTCCTGTACATGACCCGGGTGCAGCGCGAGCGCTTCGACGAGGCCGAGTTCAAGAAGATCAGCGGCCAGTACGCGCTGCGCGCCGACATGCTGAAGCACGCCCGCCCGGGCATGAAGGTATTGCACCCGCTGCCGCGCGTCGACGAGATCGCCGCCGACGTCGACGCCACGCCGCACGCCTACTATTTCGAGCAGGCGAAGAACGGCGTCTACGCGCGCCAGGCGCTGCTGTCGCTGGTACTGAACGAGACCGTGTAA
- a CDS encoding DUF2059 domain-containing protein produces MFASRPLKACLLAAMLSLPLLAHADAAQDAGAKELAATLNIDNMLPALVDRTTASGPILLQDYLGKNKIQLTPAQQKKAQTGLKGYMDGIHKLATDYFASAAVKQQFEQTVVKNLNAQFSADELKQINAFYKTPAGQKLLKQQPQIGNAIAGETLKSAEKTLLPKMQAAAETYGKSIAKK; encoded by the coding sequence ATGTTTGCTTCCCGCCCGCTCAAGGCCTGCCTGCTCGCCGCCATGCTGTCGCTGCCGTTGCTGGCGCATGCCGACGCCGCCCAGGACGCCGGGGCCAAGGAACTGGCCGCCACCCTGAATATCGACAATATGCTGCCGGCGCTGGTCGACCGCACGACCGCCAGCGGCCCCATCCTGCTGCAGGACTACCTGGGCAAGAACAAGATCCAGCTGACGCCGGCCCAGCAGAAGAAGGCCCAGACCGGCCTGAAGGGCTATATGGACGGCATCCACAAGCTGGCCACCGACTACTTCGCCTCGGCCGCCGTCAAACAGCAGTTCGAACAGACCGTGGTGAAGAATCTCAACGCCCAGTTCAGCGCCGACGAACTGAAACAGATCAACGCCTTCTACAAGACTCCGGCAGGCCAGAAACTGCTGAAGCAGCAGCCGCAAATCGGCAACGCCATCGCCGGCGAAACGCTGAAGAGCGCCGAGAAGACGCTGCTGCCGAAGATGCAGGCCGCCGCCGAGACCTACGGCAAGAGCATCGCCAAGAAGTAA
- a CDS encoding chloride channel protein: MHPPPTRHSALIHLPLAACCGVLGALLVLCFQTALHAAESLLAGHASGLVEIAGRLAPWQRALIPIVGGLLAGVALEQGRRLLRGAAEGDYLEAVRVGDGHLSLRRTLVNGLSSLITVASGGSIGREGAMVALSAQGGSLLTRLLPMTLPRRRRLVACGIAAGWAAAYHAPLSAIAFVCEVVWRRPDWRALPALLLAALTASLTVDHLFGLAPLYHPAALASPDHLALAGYCLLALVLGGCSPLFLGLMELGRHAFGRLPLRLPFRMALGGAVVGGLAWFWPQMWGNGYSTVSWLLVSEPAWQLVLTLLVCKLVATAATSGSGAVGGIFTPMLFAGAAGGALAGQLLNLLLPGWLPVGGAVLVGMAAFLAATARAPWLAVLMLMELTGAWRMLLPVALASWLAARVAARMGARALYRDES; the protein is encoded by the coding sequence ATGCATCCGCCGCCCACACGCCATTCCGCCCTGATCCATCTGCCGCTGGCCGCCTGTTGCGGCGTGCTGGGCGCCTTGCTGGTGCTGTGCTTCCAGACCGCGCTGCACGCGGCGGAGTCGTTGCTGGCGGGCCATGCCAGCGGCCTGGTGGAGATCGCCGGCCGGCTGGCGCCGTGGCAACGCGCGCTGATTCCGATAGTGGGCGGCCTGTTGGCCGGCGTGGCGCTGGAGCAGGGCCGTCGGCTGCTGCGCGGCGCCGCCGAGGGCGACTATCTGGAGGCGGTGCGCGTCGGCGACGGCCATCTCAGCCTGCGCCGCACGCTGGTCAACGGCCTGTCCTCGCTGATCACCGTCGCCAGCGGCGGTTCCATCGGCCGCGAGGGCGCAATGGTGGCGCTGTCGGCGCAGGGCGGTTCGCTGCTGACCCGCTTGTTACCGATGACGCTGCCGCGCCGGCGGCGGCTGGTGGCCTGCGGCATCGCCGCCGGCTGGGCCGCCGCCTACCACGCGCCATTGTCGGCGATCGCCTTCGTCTGCGAAGTGGTGTGGCGCCGGCCGGACTGGCGGGCGCTGCCGGCGCTGCTGCTGGCGGCCTTGACCGCCAGTCTCACCGTCGATCATCTATTCGGCCTCGCGCCCTTGTACCACCCTGCCGCGCTGGCCTCGCCCGATCATCTGGCGCTGGCCGGCTATTGCCTGCTGGCGTTGGTGCTGGGCGGCTGCTCGCCGCTGTTTCTCGGCCTGATGGAGTTGGGGCGGCACGCCTTCGGCCGACTGCCGCTGCGTCTGCCGTTCAGGATGGCGCTGGGGGGGGCGGTGGTCGGCGGCCTGGCCTGGTTCTGGCCGCAGATGTGGGGCAACGGCTATAGCACGGTGTCGTGGCTGCTGGTCAGCGAGCCGGCCTGGCAGCTGGTGCTGACGCTGCTGGTGTGCAAGCTGGTCGCCACCGCCGCGACCAGCGGTTCCGGCGCGGTAGGCGGCATTTTCACCCCGATGTTGTTCGCCGGCGCGGCCGGCGGCGCGCTGGCCGGTCAGCTGCTGAACCTGCTGTTGCCCGGCTGGCTGCCGGTCGGCGGGGCGGTGCTGGTGGGGATGGCGGCTTTCCTGGCGGCCACCGCGCGGGCGCCGTGGCTGGCGGTGCTGATGCTGATGGAGCTGACCGGCGCCTGGCGCATGCTGCTGCCGGTGGCGCTGGCGTCCTGGCTGGCGGCGCGCGTCGCCGCCAGGATGGGCGCGCGCGCCTTGTACCGGGACGAGTCGTAG
- a CDS encoding ABC transporter substrate-binding protein, giving the protein MMRRRSVAYRLLLALLPACCGAAPLTVTILTDNGYPPYSYEASGQAIGIYNDILRAASTQLRDYRIELRPVPWKRGLAELESGRALALSPPYYRPRERPYMQPYSAPMLNEQVVAYCRAAVMRQPRPRWPDDYLGLRFGSNAGFRPGGDLFWQRVGQGRIALEEAADVRTNLLKAIRAHLDCYLNDRLAIRQELARLQWQGLYSPGTLVEAAVVSEEQGFVGFTDRDSGRFPYKQDFIRQLNQALAEMKRSGQIDRIVEQALQTGRPPATPPF; this is encoded by the coding sequence ATGATGCGCCGCCGATCCGTCGCCTACCGCCTGCTGCTCGCCCTGCTGCCCGCCTGCTGCGGCGCCGCGCCGCTGACCGTGACCATCCTGACCGACAACGGCTATCCGCCGTACTCCTACGAGGCGTCGGGCCAGGCGATCGGCATCTACAACGACATCCTGCGCGCCGCCTCGACGCAATTGCGCGATTACCGGATAGAACTGCGGCCGGTGCCGTGGAAACGCGGGCTGGCTGAACTGGAAAGCGGCCGCGCGCTGGCGCTGTCGCCGCCGTACTACCGGCCGCGCGAGCGCCCCTATATGCAGCCGTATTCGGCGCCGATGCTGAACGAACAGGTCGTGGCCTACTGCCGCGCCGCCGTGATGCGGCAGCCGCGGCCGCGCTGGCCCGACGATTACCTCGGCCTGCGCTTCGGCAGCAACGCCGGTTTCCGGCCCGGCGGCGATCTGTTCTGGCAGCGGGTCGGCCAGGGCAGGATCGCGCTGGAAGAGGCGGCCGACGTCCGCACCAATCTGCTGAAGGCGATCCGCGCCCACCTGGACTGCTATCTGAACGACAGGCTGGCGATCCGGCAAGAGCTGGCCCGCCTGCAGTGGCAGGGCCTGTATTCGCCGGGCACGCTGGTCGAGGCGGCCGTCGTGTCCGAGGAGCAGGGATTTGTCGGCTTCACCGACCGCGACAGCGGCCGCTTCCCGTACAAGCAGGACTTCATCCGGCAGCTGAACCAGGCGCTGGCCGAGATGAAGCGCAGCGGCCAGATCGACCGCATCGTCGAGCAGGCGCTGCAGACGGGACGTCCGCCCGCGACGCCGCCTTTTTGA